From the genome of Carassius auratus strain Wakin chromosome 24, ASM336829v1, whole genome shotgun sequence:
CGTACTGTATAGTGAAgtaataaactgtgataatactgtagtatactttagtttttactacagtaaactgCAGTGTATTGAAGTATAACACCCTACAGATGTGCTAAAAAAACTGGTTTGTGCAGTATTCAAGTAATTAATTTCTTCCTACAGTTGTTATATTAATCACAGCAATTATAGAATTAACACAAATTAAAGTACTTTAGTATGACTCAAAAGCACTATAgcatgttttcattaaaaaaaaaaggattttgtaAACATTTAACATACTGTAGATTTTGAACGTTTAGAATAAAGGTGTTCTAAATGCTTGCAGAATGATAATGTAGTGTTTCCTTATTAACATTTGCATAgcaatgaacttttttttttttaattggcattttgaacgtttaaaagtaacattcccgTGTTTTTAACGCATTATAAAAGCGCGCGTTTCTGTCTTATCCACAGTGTTTGAGCAGCTGAACTTTCTGTTAGAGCTTCAGTTAGTGTTTGAGTGAGCAGGTGTTAGTGGACGCACCTGCGGACTCCTGACGGACTCTCTGACCGCTTCATCTGTGAAACACACATCATTAGACTCACTCACATCCCTTCATTAATCATCTTCTGTCGCGATCACTGCACCTTCGAGGAGGACTTGTGTTTGCCGTTCAGCTCAGACCCCTTGTCTCGGTCTTTAGAGGAGTGTTtggacttcttcttcttcttctctctgacACAACAAACAGTGGAGTTAAATCAACCTGCGAGATCTGTTCGAGTCACGAGCAAACTGATCCTTCTGACCTTCTATCGGCTTTTTCCTTTTCCAGTTTCATCCTGTAAGTTTGTATTTTCTGCACAATTCACTACAAGGACAGTAAATTGGTGTCCAATCAAGCATTTGAAGCACAAATCGAGTCTAAACTTGCGGTTGAAAGCTGATATTAAGCGCAGATTAATCTAAACTCAAAGCAGTTAAATGACTCGATTATTCGTGACTCGGATGTGAAATCTCTTCGTACCTGAGAGGTTCTCTCACAGCGGCATCAGAATGCATGTCACCTGTCACACCTGAAAGGTTTTAAGTTCCTCTCGCAATCAACTGCGCAAAATCAGccacagcgccacctgctggacacGAAGAACACTGCACTCACCTTCACCTGAGAGCTCCAGCTTCAGTCACAGGAATGCAATGACATCTGGGCCcagtttttcaaaatgtttaatctGGATAAAATTGATCCGGATATAGTAATCCTTTTTTTGCGATCCGTGATCACGTAATCCAGCTTACTTTTGGAGCCAGTTTTTTAAAGCAGCATCGGATTGGATCAATCTGATCCGGATAGGAACTTTTCAGGATCACCAAATCTGGATAACCAGTGCTCAAACAGGATAGGAAATCACAATGTAGAACTATAGATATGTAAAGAGCAACAAGTAGAATAGCCAGTGTGGGGTCaatataagtttatttttatttgaaatgaaaacccacacataaaaaaaaaaaaaaaactaaaatcaagaaAAACCCCACCCCATCCTCTTCCAGCAGTCCGCTCATCTGAAATcctacaacacaaacactgtacATTGAGGATATTTATAACAAGTATCAAGTATAGCCTAGatgtattgaataaaaaaaaaagacttaatgtaaaaaatattttcaattgtgatgaatatatatatcaattagtgacagaataaaatgtattgtttttggtcAATTTTGACAGCTGTTTGGGGGATTATTTTATGAGGCCAAACTCTTTCTACTTTGCTGTAGGCCTATACTGAAAGGCTGAATACGTTAAAGCCTACCTAATCACTGTAGCCTGAtggatgaacaaataaaattaaaaccttatgaataaataggatatcttgtaagatactgcatgatcCAAATCTagtattatttgatacatttttcaagttttcattacattttggcCATGAAATCCACGCTGAATCCACCCTTCTGATGGGATGAGTTTAATCCAGATTTTTTGGATCAAAGTGATCCAAATCCtacaaaaaagttctaaaaaaaaccAAACTAAAGGTTTGATCCGGATCAAAACCGAGATTGGATTACGTGATCTAATCCGATTATGTAATccgttttttcttttgaaaaacaaattatcAAGATTTGATCCAATCCGTTATCCAAAATCCTACTGGATTACTTTTGAAAAACCGGGCCCTGGAGATGTTCATGATCATTGGATGGAAAAtaataacagatttatttatacTGGATCAtagaaaataactattttaaagtAGAAACAACCTGCCAATGGATTTTACATGAATGTTCAGGACATTATTAAGACGCGTGACTTTTCTACtcctgtaaaacatttaaatattcccTTCACTGACCTGGGTTTAAAACTCAAGACTTTCCAAAAGCCGGTGCAAACCACTGAACCACAACCTGTTTTCTGAAAATATAAGAGTTCAGTCTTTAAAACAGCTATAATGTGAGGATTTGATGCCATTTTTATATCCACCATTTCTGAAGGTTTTATGAAGATATAAGAACAAgacaatttaatattaataaaaccacTAACCAATCTCCATTAGTTCCTAAATCAACTTTAAACCATCTCTAGAAAGAAATCTCTTACGTCTGGAACCGCTCTGTTCTCAAACTCTGGAACACAGAAGTCGGTTCTACTGCACCGTGATCACACCGAGGTTCTTCCTCTGTGTTTCTGTTGTTATCCAGTGCAAATATCTAAAGAATCTTAAATCACGACACATCTACTGGAGAAACAGCAGGGattaaaaatacaagtttttttttgagaaactgattcaaatgaaatgcatttatggTTGAGGAAGAACAAATCTCTGCCAACGGGcttaaaatgtttcttaattCAAACATCTTTTAATTCCCttctgacagatatttgttcttgttttgagCGTAACTCACTCAAGCTTTGTTACATTTCTCAGAAAAGATCTTATGCATTATATTTCATCACaagcatcttgatttaagaatgtttagatgtttgcactgggaaacaagacaaaaacacaaaagaaaatattcacTTTAACCGTTCATGAAATGTCAAAACTTTATAGGCCTCAACTTTTTCAGACTCAATATTGTCATAACTAGCAGAGAAGATTGAAATTAGACCAATCCACATTTGTATGCATCGATTCCCAGCTGCTGAGCGAAGCACAAGAACCAAACAGCCATGATTCACCAGTCTTTTATTACAGCAAAAATATCTGCATGTGCAAACCGTCACACCCTTTCACAAGAAACGGATGGAATGATTGATCGAAGCTTGCTCCATCCCTCCGTCGACTTCACATGTGTCCAGTTTACGCTTTATGATGGCAGAACAACTCATCGTCCGTCAGCTGCCATAAATACTCCAATACATTTGGTATGAACTGTACAATAAGAGAAAACGTCTGCACCATTTACatataaaagaaacaacaaaaaacagtgtAAATCATGTTCTAAAAtgataagagaaaaaaaatctaggaCTGGGACAATAAATCGATCCCGATGCATGGATTTAAAGTCCCAGCTCTACGAAGATCAGTGTTTATGAGCAGGCGATGGACTCCAGCTGTTGCTCGGCCTCGGCGGCCATCGCTGCGGCCTGGAGCTGCTCGGTCTCGCTCTGCAGCTGCTTGCGCTCGCTGTGCATGTTGTTCTCGTGTCTCTTCAGGTCGGACGCTTTGGCGAAGGCCTTGGTGCAGGAGCCGCACACGAAGGGCTTCTCTCCTCGGTGGCGTCGCTCGTGGTCCTTCAGGTGTGACTTGTGTTTGAAGGCCTTCTCACACATCTGGCAGCTGAACGGCCGCTCGTTGCTGTGCACTCGCTCGTGCTTCTTCAGATCCGGCGCGCGGATGAAGGACTTCCCGCAGGCGTCGCAGCGATACGGCTTGAAGCCCGTGTGGATCTTCAGGTGCTCCTTTAAATGCGCTTGAGTGGTGAAGGCTTTGGTGCAGATCTCGCAGACGAACGGCCGGTCGGCCGAGTGCAGCTTCTCGTGTTTCCTCAAGCGGTTCTCGTCGAGGAAGCTCTTTCCGCACACTTGGCAGGCCAGCTGATCGCGATGGCCGTAGAGCAGATACTCGAACTTCATGTCAGCGGCGGCCGTGGTCCATCCCGGCGGCTGCTCGTCTTTGACATCGCCAATGCTTTCGGCGAACGAGAGCGTCTGGGTGTGAGCCGCCAGCTCTTTGGGTTCTCCGTCCATGGCTTCCACCTCTTGATCGTAGCAGCTCACTTTGTGCACCTCCTCCTGCGCCAGCTCCTTCAGGATGGCCTCCTGCACTCGTAACGCATTATTTGGCGATTTCTCCAGATCGTGATTGCCCTGAGGCTCCTCTACGATGTCGTCCGAGGGCGTGTCGTCTTGGTCTCCGAGCTCCTGGACGTCGCTGTCTTGACCCAGCGGAGGATCGTCTGCCGGAAGCCCCATCTTCACCATGTCGTACGGGAACTTGGCGTTCCTGGGGTCGTTTTTCTCCTCGGGCGACATGTCACGTTTCTGCGAGCAGAGTTTGTCTAGGAAGCGTATGCCGAGGATCTGTCCCGAGGACATCATCAGATTCACATCCTTCTTCTTCACCGAGATCTTGGCGGTGTACATGTAGTTCAGCACCTCCTCGAAGATGTCCGAGCGGATGAAGTCGATCTCGATGACGGATGAACTGTCCACTTCGTGTTTCTTGAAGAGTTTCTTGAAGTAGTTGCTGCACGCCGCTAACACGCAGCGATGCGCTCTGAATTTGACGTCCTCCACCACCACAGCGATGTCGCAGTGCTCGCCCTCCAAACGCTGCTCGTTCAGAAGCTTCAGGAAGATGCTCTTGTGCTCATCGTCCACATACTTCACGGTTTCGGACATGCTGGAGCGGGATCCTGCGGGAGATAGTGAACATACATGAAATGGTACATTAATTAAGCAAAACGGTTGTGTAAATAAActgccaaaacacaaaataagattctTTAGTAAtttcaatgctttgtttacatTAGTCAGACACTTAAATGTAACAACTGAATGTCGTCAAGTCTCTACGTctctaatgtttgtgtgtgtctaactAAACAACTGAAGAAGTCTGTATGCAtcattataataatcattaaatcacatgtgtgtccctgcagcacagaagcagtcatcagtagcacaggtatattagtagaa
Proteins encoded in this window:
- the LOC113042679 gene encoding zinc finger and BTB domain-containing protein 14-like, yielding MSETVKYVDDEHKSIFLKLLNEQRLEGEHCDIAVVVEDVKFRAHRCVLAACSNYFKKLFKKHEVDSSSVIEIDFIRSDIFEEVLNYMYTAKISVKKKDVNLMMSSGQILGIRFLDKLCSQKRDMSPEEKNDPRNAKFPYDMVKMGLPADDPPLGQDSDVQELGDQDDTPSDDIVEEPQGNHDLEKSPNNALRVQEAILKELAQEEVHKVSCYDQEVEAMDGEPKELAAHTQTLSFAESIGDVKDEQPPGWTTAAADMKFEYLLYGHRDQLACQVCGKSFLDENRLRKHEKLHSADRPFVCEICTKAFTTQAHLKEHLKIHTGFKPYRCDACGKSFIRAPDLKKHERVHSNERPFSCQMCEKAFKHKSHLKDHERRHRGEKPFVCGSCTKAFAKASDLKRHENNMHSERKQLQSETEQLQAAAMAAEAEQQLESIACS